From a single Streptomyces liliifuscus genomic region:
- a CDS encoding SapB/AmfS family lanthipeptide codes for MALLDLQTMESDEQTDGGANSTLSLLSCISAASVTLCL; via the coding sequence ATGGCACTTCTCGACCTGCAGACGATGGAATCCGACGAGCAGACGGACGGCGGCGCGAACAGCACCCTCAGCCTGCTCTCGTGCATCAGCGCGGCCAGCGTCACCCTGTGTCTCTGA
- a CDS encoding ABC transporter ATP-binding protein, whose amino-acid sequence MTSPRSHGSGRFPTPSGEGPPGASHGGALLRAATRHSGVRCAALAFLSLAGTAAGLLLPAALGRALDALLADPSRATNWVLCCTVLVLVLAVLDACETVLGATTNARATAWLRERLTGHVLGVGPRAGHRFGPGELVARLVGNAAQAGTAPATLAGLFAALAAPLGAVVALWLIDPRLALVFLGGVPVVVALLRAFARNSSRCVARYQDAQGRIAGALAEAIGGARTIAAGGTADKEVARILRPLPELSREGHRMWRVQGRAAAQAVGVAPLLQIAVLATAGLLLTQHRLSVGELLAASRYAVLATGVGVLVGRLGGLVEARASARRLGEVLDEQEIAYGTRHLPSGQGQLELRAVTARNRGGRTVLDGVDLVVPGGTTLAVVGRSGAGKSLLAALAGRLADPDSGEVLLDGVPLRELDRHTLRRAIGYAFERPALLGGTVEGTIGFGHPQPPPDRVREAARTARADDFVRRLPHGYATPCDAAPLSGGEAQRLGLARAFARGGRLLILDDALSSLDTVAEHHVTEALFRRTPGCGRLVVAHRASTAARADSVAWLEGGRVRAVGRHAELWARPEYRAVFGSEAAVHTADKAVHTSGKGVYAGDAPPSGERNGGSR is encoded by the coding sequence CTGACATCACCGCGTTCACACGGCTCCGGGCGGTTCCCGACCCCCAGTGGGGAGGGGCCGCCCGGGGCCTCGCACGGCGGTGCGCTGTTGCGTGCGGCGACCCGGCACAGTGGCGTCCGCTGCGCGGCCCTCGCCTTCCTGTCCCTGGCCGGGACGGCGGCGGGCCTGCTGCTGCCGGCCGCGCTGGGCCGGGCGCTCGACGCCCTGCTGGCGGATCCCTCCCGGGCCACGAACTGGGTGCTCTGCTGCACCGTTCTGGTACTGGTACTCGCCGTGCTCGACGCGTGCGAGACGGTGCTGGGCGCGACCACGAACGCCCGGGCCACCGCGTGGCTGCGCGAGCGGCTCACGGGACATGTTCTGGGCGTGGGACCACGGGCCGGGCACCGGTTCGGGCCGGGTGAACTCGTCGCGCGTCTCGTCGGCAACGCCGCGCAGGCCGGAACGGCCCCCGCGACGCTGGCCGGCCTCTTCGCCGCGCTGGCCGCTCCGCTCGGGGCGGTCGTGGCGCTATGGCTGATCGATCCCCGGCTGGCCCTCGTGTTTCTGGGCGGCGTGCCCGTCGTCGTGGCGCTGCTCCGGGCCTTCGCGCGCAACTCCTCGCGATGCGTGGCGCGTTACCAGGACGCGCAGGGGCGGATCGCGGGCGCGCTGGCGGAGGCGATCGGCGGCGCGCGCACCATCGCGGCGGGCGGGACCGCCGACAAGGAGGTGGCACGGATCCTGCGGCCGTTGCCCGAACTGTCCCGTGAGGGCCACCGGATGTGGCGTGTCCAGGGGCGCGCGGCCGCACAGGCCGTCGGGGTGGCACCGCTGCTGCAGATCGCGGTACTGGCCACGGCGGGCCTGCTGCTCACCCAACACCGGCTCTCCGTCGGCGAGTTGCTGGCAGCTTCCCGGTACGCCGTACTGGCGACCGGCGTCGGCGTACTCGTCGGCCGGCTCGGCGGGCTGGTCGAGGCCCGGGCTTCGGCACGCCGACTCGGTGAGGTCCTGGACGAGCAAGAGATCGCGTACGGGACTCGTCATCTCCCGTCAGGGCAGGGCCAGTTGGAGCTGCGCGCGGTGACCGCCCGGAACCGCGGCGGCCGAACCGTGCTGGACGGGGTCGACCTTGTCGTGCCCGGCGGAACCACACTGGCCGTCGTCGGACGCTCTGGTGCGGGCAAGTCCCTGCTGGCCGCGCTCGCCGGGCGGCTGGCCGACCCGGACTCCGGCGAAGTGCTCCTCGACGGGGTGCCGCTGCGCGAACTGGACCGACACACACTGCGGCGCGCGATCGGCTACGCCTTCGAACGCCCCGCCCTGCTCGGCGGGACCGTCGAGGGCACGATCGGCTTCGGCCATCCGCAACCGCCCCCGGACCGGGTACGGGAGGCCGCACGTACCGCCCGCGCCGACGACTTCGTACGCCGTCTTCCCCATGGTTACGCGACACCCTGCGACGCCGCCCCGCTCTCCGGCGGTGAGGCCCAACGCCTCGGTCTGGCAAGGGCGTTCGCCCGCGGCGGACGGCTGCTGATCCTGGACGACGCGCTGTCGAGCCTCGACACGGTGGCGGAACACCACGTCACGGAGGCGCTCTTCCGGCGCACCCCGGGATGCGGCCGCCTGGTCGTCGCCCACCGGGCGTCGACGGCTGCCCGGGCGGACTCGGTGGCGTGGCTGGAGGGAGGCCGGGTGCGGGCCGTCGGCCGACACGCGGAGTTGTGGGCGCGGCCCGAGTACCGGGCCGTGTTCGGGAGCGAGGCGGCCGTGCACACGGCTGACAAGGCCGTGCACACGAGTGGCAAGGGCGTGTACGCGGGCGACGCGCCTCCGAGCGGCGAGCGGAACGGAGGGAGTCGGTGA
- a CDS encoding ATP-binding cassette domain-containing protein: protein MVGRLAAWSVLETAQTFLTGYALARALDAGFLAGRVDVGLGWLAAAAVAVVVGAYGTGRVYGAVAALVEPLRDRLVRHVVERGVRDADRGALSRLTQQVEIARDTFAGLVMVSRSFVFTAAGALIGLFSLAPPLLLVVAPPLAAGVGLFALTLRPLTRRQEAFLVADEELASQLGAVCPGLRDITAAGAEDQVAADTGIRIAAEERAARSLARWGVLRVVALAIGGQLPIVLLLATAPWLLTHGVTPGALVGALAYVTQSLLPALQNLIHGLGTSGSRLAVVLRRLAPDTPAPPNAPASVPAAAPDTAPATGFAPPGPPAAITLSSLTFAYGPASEPVIDDLDLSVPHGTHLAIVGPSGIGKSTLTALMAGLLAPTGGSVDVRPAPDSPVSGHPRHPVHPVHPGHPARVLIPQEAYVFTGTLAENLGQLRPTPVPERELLAAVEALGMSALLDRLGGPTAEVDPGALSSGERQLIALTRAYLAHAPLALLDEATCHLDPAAEERVERAFVRRGGTLVVVAHRISSALRADRVLVMDGRRTEYGGHDELMERSPLYRDLVGAWSPTGEATAVPAIPAVPAVHRPEGSQPALPLRDPDGVDAVAGTGLPRDRRHVVAYGPVGQMKASGDLRDGGALGGQ from the coding sequence GTGGTCGGGCGGCTCGCCGCGTGGTCGGTGCTGGAGACGGCGCAGACCTTCCTCACCGGGTACGCGCTGGCGCGGGCCCTCGACGCCGGGTTCCTGGCCGGTCGGGTGGACGTCGGGCTCGGCTGGCTCGCGGCGGCCGCCGTCGCCGTGGTCGTCGGGGCGTACGGGACCGGACGGGTCTACGGGGCCGTGGCCGCGCTGGTCGAGCCGTTGCGGGACCGGCTCGTGCGGCACGTGGTCGAGCGGGGCGTGCGGGACGCGGACCGGGGCGCGCTGTCCCGGCTCACCCAGCAGGTGGAGATCGCCCGGGACACCTTCGCCGGACTCGTGATGGTGTCGCGCTCGTTCGTGTTCACCGCCGCCGGTGCCCTGATCGGCCTGTTCTCGCTCGCACCGCCGCTGCTGCTGGTGGTGGCGCCGCCGCTCGCCGCCGGCGTGGGCCTGTTCGCCCTGACACTGCGGCCGCTGACCCGCCGCCAGGAGGCGTTCCTCGTCGCCGACGAGGAACTCGCTTCCCAACTCGGCGCAGTCTGCCCGGGGTTGCGGGACATCACGGCCGCCGGTGCCGAGGACCAGGTCGCCGCCGACACGGGGATACGTATCGCGGCCGAGGAGCGCGCCGCGCGGTCCCTGGCCCGCTGGGGTGTCCTGCGGGTGGTGGCCCTGGCGATCGGCGGACAGCTCCCGATCGTCCTCCTGCTCGCGACCGCACCCTGGCTCCTCACCCACGGGGTCACACCCGGCGCGCTGGTGGGTGCTCTCGCCTATGTCACTCAGTCCCTGCTCCCGGCCCTCCAGAACCTGATCCACGGCCTGGGCACGAGCGGCTCCCGGCTGGCGGTCGTCCTCCGCCGCCTCGCACCGGACACTCCGGCACCCCCGAACGCCCCCGCCTCCGTGCCCGCCGCCGCTCCGGACACGGCACCCGCAACGGGCTTCGCGCCTCCCGGCCCGCCCGCTGCCATCACCCTCTCCTCTCTCACCTTCGCCTACGGCCCCGCCAGCGAGCCGGTGATCGACGACCTCGACCTGTCCGTCCCCCACGGCACCCATCTGGCGATCGTGGGCCCCAGCGGCATCGGCAAGTCCACGCTCACCGCCCTCATGGCGGGGCTCCTCGCACCGACCGGGGGCTCTGTCGACGTACGCCCGGCGCCCGACAGCCCTGTCTCCGGCCACCCCAGACACCCCGTGCACCCCGTGCACCCCGGGCACCCCGCCCGCGTACTGATCCCGCAGGAGGCGTACGTCTTCACCGGCACGCTCGCCGAGAACCTCGGCCAGCTGCGGCCGACCCCCGTGCCCGAGCGGGAGCTGCTGGCCGCGGTCGAGGCCCTCGGGATGAGCGCACTGCTCGACAGGCTGGGCGGGCCGACGGCCGAGGTCGACCCCGGGGCCCTTTCCTCGGGCGAGCGCCAGCTCATCGCGCTGACCCGGGCCTACCTCGCACACGCCCCCCTCGCCCTGCTGGACGAAGCGACCTGTCACCTGGACCCGGCGGCCGAGGAGCGCGTGGAGCGCGCCTTCGTCCGGCGGGGCGGCACGCTCGTGGTCGTGGCGCACCGCATCAGCTCCGCCCTCCGCGCAGACCGGGTGCTGGTCATGGACGGCCGGCGGACCGAGTACGGCGGCCACGACGAGCTGATGGAGCGGTCCCCGCTCTATCGGGACCTGGTCGGTGCCTGGTCGCCGACAGGCGAAGCCACGGCTGTCCCTGCGATCCCGGCCGTCCCGGCCGTACACCGGCCGGAGGGGTCACAGCCAGCCCTCCCCCTGCGAGATCCGGATGGCGTCGACGCGGTTGCGGGCACCGGTCTTCCGCGTGATCGCCGCCATGTAGTTGCGTACGGTCCCGTTGGACAGATGAAGGCTTCCGGCGATCTCCGCGACGGAGGCGCCCTCGGCGGCCAGTGA